Genomic window (Oryzias latipes chromosome 17, ASM223467v1):
GTTCTTACCTTCAGCAGTTGCTCAGTGATGATGTTTTTGTCTGCCAAACCGTAGACCAGAGGGAAAGGGTCATCCACAGCCATTGCAATGTCTGTACGAAGCTCCCTCAGGAGAGCGCGAAGGTTAAGCTCCTTCAATTTTTCCAGTTTGGGCATGGCCTTCTTTAAATGTAAGTCAGGGGCATAGAGACCTGATCAAGCCCGTGATCATTTAACAGGTTCCCTTCGTGGGCAAGGTGTGTCCTGTAAGACGCAATCACCCGTTCATGTGAATGGTGGAATACTCTCACTATATGTTCCTGTGTCTGAAACCATTTTCTGTCATCATGCCAAATCACATGACTGTAGATTTAGGTAAATGTTGCACCTTGAGTTGTTAATTTGTCCTCTAACAGGACTAACCGACTCCTTCCAGGGGAATACCTGTCCTCTCACCCAGCCAGAGGTTTGTAGAGACAGTTTTCCTCCTAAAAGGTTCTTTCCACCTCACCTTCCCTCACCTATCAGGTTTTCACACACTGACTCAAGAGCCAGTATTATTTACAGgcaagagaaaataaaattgaaagcaaattaGGTCTTTGAGAGATTGTCTGCTTGGCTGGTCGAGCTGCTCTCATTTCAGCTGTTTTGTTTCCTGATTTGATTACTGTGgaaaaggaacattttcaaGATGCACCAAAATCATCTTAACGAATCTTTCAAGATATAGAATGTAAAGACGTCTGAAGAGACGCTATTAAAGCAAAGCTACGTCTATGAAACCCTTTATGTTCTTAAGCCATTAATGTGTCACATAAGTTgtctggaaaataaataaataaataaataaataaataaataaataaataaataaataaataaataaataaataaataaacaagttaTGCCCACCATTTATCTGACTTTAATTATTCATGGGTCAAGGTCATGATGACCTTTTTAACTGAAGACTAACTTAGACTCGAGCTAGCCCACGCCAAACTTTCCTTGTAAATATTTACtataactgcagttttaaatagATTTCTTTTGGACTTTTGCTATTTGTTCTAAAACATTTCAAGGACTAAGTAACATTTATGTCATTTCCATTTCTTTAGTATTATCTGAGTGTCTGGCAATCAATCTGCCACCGGATGATGTTGGGGCATTAATTAGCATGGGTGTAAGATACACTTCTActttagaatttttttccacaaatatgGAACCATTGGTGCCTATTAAACACCATAatagcttaaaattaacagaacCCTCTCCCAatattgacttttgttttttttggaacaatTCTTTCCCTTCACCCAGCTGAGTCACTGATCACTATGGTTACAACAAAATGTCATAAAACATTGGCTGACTAATTGGTTGTTTATTAATAACTTTAATTGTACTGTGATTGTACCTATTTGTGAGTGATGAAAATGCCCTTAAACAGAAAAACTATTAGTCATTGGATATTTGGATTTGGAATTGGCTAAtgtcaagcaatcaaaacaaaatatacTGAACGCAAACAAAGAGATGTAGACCTTAatctatacatatatgtatcgaattttttatctgaatttgaatttttaatttttaaatacgACTTAATTgaggaataaaaaagaaattaaagaaaagaagatttatatatatatatatttccatCCATATACATTTTGGAATATTTCAGGGCAGAGTTGGAAAGGGTCCAATCTTTCCATATAACAAAAAGCAAACCACTGTAAATGTTAAGATTTTGCAAATAATCAAGCTAGATTTACTCATATTTAAAATGCTCCAAGTACATAACTTATTTGCTTGTTTAAAACCTTAAAACGTTTGAGAATCAGAAtatcatttttcattaaagtgctTAAACTCttatccaaacaaaaacaaaaatgtttgtcattcTCTGGTCTGTAGATGTCTGTTTCAAAATGGTGGCTGCTTCTGTGGTTGGgcttgtttttacataaatatatattttaaaactaaCTAAATTCTGCCCTTATCTGTTCATTGAAAAGCTATTACTCATCCCATAAAAGCTGAGATAAGAAATCCGACATTAACAcagaaaaaagccttttgttAGTCTGTGAATGTGGATGGTTAGGAGAGTGAAGCCCTTTAATCTTTAAGTTTTTAATCATTAAACATTATTACATTATTCATACTGGTGAACAAGGACCACTTCTACAGAGGGACGTTTACAACATACATATTACATCATTATATACAGTGCAGTGCAGTACAGTGTTTTCTTACATGTGTATTACCAGGATAGAAGGGTGAGGACACTTGAAGGAGGGAGGAAGGAAGGTAACAAGGAGTTGTTGAGTAATGGGGAGTTGTGATAGCaagttgtctttttatttgttttgtttttaaccacagTACAGTTTGTTCTATAAAAGTTAAACCCATAGAGAGATAGAGTGCCACATTTTCACAGCTACTGTTAGGTGAACCTTTGAAAGCGGACACTTGTGAGAATGTCAAAAGCAATACTTTTTCTCATGAGATGCCATGGGGAAATGCTATAAAACATTCTTAAATAAACAGCCTCCctacagaggatgaagacccTGGAGGGCAGGCCATTAGATCAAAGATCAGATCAGCGTGCATGCGTGCTGCAGACATTCAGACATGTTCAACCATCTGGAAAACAGCTGACCACTAACTTTTTCCTCTCCTTTGCTTAGGCAAGATTTTTGGTGCTTtccattttatatataaaattacaaaacataacagcaaaaaaaaaaaataaccccaTCTGAtagttctctttttatttttccccaaatgtctttttttatccgTTTTCTTTCTCAATCACTTACATATTGACAAAGTATACAATATCTTACAACTAAACAAGACTGAAAGGTAATATTTGGTTTGTCCAATTAAAGTACAAGGCCCAGATTTTATATCCACTTAGAGAAGTCACCTGGAAGCTAACCAGTAGTAAGCAACACAACAAGCCTATGATGTGGAGTAAGCTGTCCAAATGCAGCTCTGCATTAACAGGAGCACCCTCCCTCAGGGACAGTGGGCTCTGCTGGTTTGTCCAGCTTGATGTCAATCACTGGGGATTGTTCAGTTAAGGAAAGTCACTTTTTTAACATAATAAGGTATTAAATAGCCCAAGACatagttaaatatttttttaatcctccatcaatgaaaaatcacaaaatatcaagaaaaaactgtaaagtcgaaagtgcttttttttctgaaagaaactttttttttataaactgcgttttaaaatcttaatgttctttcatttaattttgaatttaagTAATGTCATCTAGACTTATTGTCTATATTCCAGAAATGTTTTGCCTCTCTGTCTGTCAGACTCCGACTCATCAGTCAGACGGACGAAGCAGCTTGGATGAGTGGCAAAACatctctaaaaaaaagaagacgataattccagatgccatgactcaacttcaagacgtcACCTACATGAatgagaattgtttttttttaatactaaatggagaaaacaaaatttgaatttCTCTAAAATTTCCTTTCACCCTCTTTAACATTCACATTTTATAACACAAACTGTTAAATTTCTGCCCTGTTTTATCAAGAGCCTGAAGACTTTAATGGCGGATGCCTTTGCAGACGGCAGACTGGGCTGAATGTTTGTACTAGTGCCAGCAGCCGTCAAGCCATTTGTAAGGAATTTCTCAGCTGCCTGGATCTCTGATCAGCTAGTTGTGTTGGATGTAAAGGATACTGCCTTCGGGATTTGCATCGTCCAAGCTTTCCATTCCAGGGAGGGCTGCTGCGACTCGGCGAAACAGCTTTGAGGAGAATTTATggaagagcagaggaggaaaAGATGGGTTAGAAAATTATGCAACAACctagaaaataagaaaaggaaGAGTAGATACAAAATTATGTACTAAATGTTTATAAAACAAGTGAATAGGACAATGTTTTGTTTAGCAAGATGACATGAATCACATTATATGACATGACATACCAGGGTGCaccctcttaaaaaaaacaattctgaacGTCAGTTGACTGTAATGAAGTTTGGATGTTCCCTCTGTTTTAATGAGATCATATTCAAGCATCCTACAATGGTTGAAAATACTACTTTGACTTTATGTAGTGCATCTTTATAGtgtaaaatgtgacatttacTATTTATCCTTACTTAAgaagaattagaaaaaaaatcacactaaGCCACTTAACATTTTTAGATTATTAgattagaaacaaaaataaaataacatttgttaGATTTGAGTAgagttgtgttatttttttacaaaaaacaccaGAACTTCCTTCTCTGAGCAAAACAAATCTTCATTTATCTAAACTGccttttattttgcattatATGCTTTTGGACTAGAAATAATTAGGATTATTGAGGCTGTGACATATTTCCTTAAATTATAAATCTTATTTATTATCCTGGGTGACTTCATGATCATGGGGGTGCACAGCAGAGATAGTGAATCTGCTCTAAAACGAGGCCCACAATATGGCGAAACTGCAGGGATCACCTGTTTGACATTGGAGCCAGTCTTGGCACTGGTCTCTATGAACATCACATTCAGCTCTTTGGCTCTCTGTTCTCCTTCTTCGATCGTGATCTGCCTGCAGGAACATAAGACTAAGTTAAACATTTGAGACTACATCATTCAGAACAGATGAGCAGCTTTCCAAAGCCTTcttcctgtaaaaaaaagaaaaagaaaaatggccatttgCAGCTAAAGCTTCGATCTAAATTTGGAGCAGCATGTTTACCTCTTTTCCTCCAGGTCTGTCTTGTTGCCAACGAGCATGATGATGACATCACTTCCTCTCTCTGTCCTGACATCATCAATCCATTTGCAGGTCTGCTGGAAGGAATTCACGTCTGTGAAGATGAAACATTTGATGAAAAgtgcaaaataaactttttttttacaccataaTTTTTGCAGGAAGTTTATCACATTTGATGTCACACTGGAAGGAAATTATGCTGCTTACTTGTAATGTCATATACAACCACAGCCACTGTAGAATCCCTTATATAGCTTGGAATGAGGCTTCTAAAGCGCTCTTGTCCAGCTGTGTCCCACAGCTGCAGTCTTacctgcaaacaaaaacactcgCTTTCAGTTTGTATTGCGTTAAATATCACAGCTAGGTCCAAAGGATGAAATGCAAATTAGCTCATATCAGCTCAGCAGCAGGAAGGCAGAGGATGATATCCTGAACCAAAAATAGAATTAATAAAACCTAAAGAAGTTGATTGATGTGTGAGACTTATTATAGGTCTAGAAAAGTCAGTGAGCCAAAGCTTTCTCCTCCAGAAATAACCTTGGAGAAAATCATGTTAGCGTTCGGAAGGAGCATTAAATTAGCAAATCAAATCAAGGCTTTGTCAAAAGAAAGTGGAAGTTAAGCCTTTAGAAATCTTCATGCACTGAAACCCCTACAAGTAAGGaactttctgtctgtgtgttccTGCATGAACGTTAAAAGTGAAGCTGTCCTACTGTTCGGTCTTCCAGATACATGGTCTTTGATAGGAAGTCAATTCCGATGGTTGCCTGTGTTAGACGAAAAATAAGGAGAAAATTCAAACAGTAAAATGATTATCTTCCTGGACAATTTGCTGAGCTAATtatataaaacagttttaattataaaacattttcacaaaggtTCACATAAAATTCAGTCAAGAATAGTAGTAACATTATGCTCTCAGAACATTTGTATAGGTGTCAGTATTCACACTGTACAACTGAACTTTGTTTCCTGGTACAGGAAAGCCGACCTTTTAAGAGTTTTATTGTTCCAATAAGAACAAATCTCCCGCATGTATTTTCAAATATTGATCAAAATTCCCACAATGGCCTTCAAGTTCATAAAATGATGTGGATTTAATGAGTCTTACCTGATATGTGTTGTCAAAACTATCATACATAAATCTGGTGATGAGAGACGTTTTCCCCACtgaaacagagaagaaaaatgctGGTTTGTTGGTTGAGGTGGTCAAGAATTGACAGACTGGTAGCTGTTAAATGTCTAGAGCTTTGAATTTGACATGATGTCACTATAACAGTTGCTATCAAACAGAATGTGGTTCCATTAAAGTGAAGGAAAGCTGTCAAAGGGAGGAAACTGGattaaaaaccattaaaaaattaaatgaaatgcagttacatttttctgaaaattaaGCTGCGCTTTTAACCATAGAGAGTTTCAAAGTTTAATGACCGAATTTGTGATAGTGAATTGattattaattttaaataataaacaccTTTGTCCTCAATAAATATTATGAtcaagtattttctttttttggggattttctgtttatttcccatttataatcaaacaaaaaaaatgatgctgCCAACCAACTgtgcaattattttttaactgcagttgctttaataacttaaaaatatttgacttaAACTATTAGTGCCTTATACAAACATAAGGAACAAACACATTCTAAactgaagataaactttttttttagatatttcatATGTGTATGCATTTCAAGCTTTACCATCAATATTGACATTCCCAAGAGTGAGAGTGCAATCATTTagcttttca
Coding sequences:
- the LOC101156359 gene encoding ras-related protein Rab-6B, with amino-acid sequence MSAGGDLGNPLRKFKLVFLGEQSVGKTSLITRFMYDSFDNTYQATIGIDFLSKTMYLEDRTVRLQLWDTAGQERFRSLIPSYIRDSTVAVVVYDITNVNSFQQTCKWIDDVRTERGSDVIIMLVGNKTDLEEKRQITIEEGEQRAKELNVMFIETSAKTGSNVKQLFRRVAAALPGMESLDDANPEGMIDIKLDKPAEPTVPEGGCSC